The DNA segment AAGAAATGAATTCTGATAGTAATCGCTTATCTCATGAAGGAAGATAGCCGACAAGGTAGCTTCGTCTGGATTTTTCGTTGTGGTGCCAGATTTCCTGCATGGGGATCCTTATGCACCTGAAAATGCTGAGAGATCGATACCAGTGTGGATAAAGTCACATGCTCCGGTTTGTTGCCCCCTGAACCTTTTCTGAtcctttttgtaaatattttgggTAATCTTGTTTCAATTTATGTTGGCAGCTTAAGTACTTTTATAGTTTTATTCGAACAAGAAACCAAGTTAGGATAATATGAAAAAATCAATAGGTAGTTAAATAATGTTTTAACTCCTATATGTATGTAGATATCTAGATGGCACCGTAAGATGACTTTCTAATAAATTGTATTGTATTGACAGTTCTGGTCCTTTCTCCCTAGCCTTGAAATTGCTGTCTCTAATGTTGTTGCCTACTAATATAGTGTGCTGCGGATGCCTCTTTTTGTCTAAGTGGTGACAAACTATAGGTTCCTTATCTGCATACTTAATGTTTAGTGACAATATGCTCTCTCTGGTACTATGTACTTTTATATCTGGTTCAAAATCTGTAGGTTAACAATGTAGAGTATCACCtgcttttgaattttttaaatttaaggaGTTTTACATAGGACTGATGATAGGACACATAATTTTTGTTACAATAGCTAAGAGCCTAAGCTGGCTAGGTCTAAGCACCTCTATACATTGGTATCCTTATGGTATCTTACCCTATTTCTTGCAAAAGCATGGATTGGGTAGGAACTATTACACATTGGTTTCTTTCCTTGCTTTCCCTTTGCTGAACAAATTCGTCAACAACAAAGGTATTTCTTTGCTAGGAAAATGCGTTTGAAGAGGCAAAGCCAGTTATTGCTGCTCTAAAGGAGAAGGGAGTTTCTACTGTTGGGGCTGCAGGTTATTGCTGGGGTGGTAAGTACCATTTTCGTTGTTCTGTGCTTCTTTACTTGTGAACTTGAAATTTGAAGGTTCATTGTGTGTCTTCTCTGATATTCAGCAAAGGTAGTTGTGGAGTTGGCAAAGGCTAATGAGATCCAGGCTGCTGTACTGTTGCACCCTTCGCTTGTTACTGTTGATGATATCAAAGGTCAAGCTTCTTTCTTGTGAAGTTTGGACATGCACTAACGTTGTTCTATTGCAAGGATTCAAATTCTAACACCATAATATTTGCTATCTAATATCAGAGGTCAAATGCCCGATTTCTATTCTTGGAGCCGAGATTGACAAAACGTCCCCTCCAGAATTAGTCAAGCATTTCGAGCAGGTTCTTTCTGCGAATGGGGTAAGTTCTTGTATTCAGCTACTCAATTCTCAAGCAAGACCATTTACTTTTGAGTTACAGAATCTGCCAAATATGAATTACCATACTGAGAAACTGTAGCATTTGAGTACATGGACTAGCACCAGGGACATCTTCCCAAATCATGCTGGCCACGTATTTGTTAGTTTCTGTTGAATAAGTGCATATCTTTTGATTCTTTCCTTCGCCCAAACTGAACATTGAACTTTAATACAAGTACTGGGGCTAAATGCCTTcaaaaatggaaaaagaaaactGAAAGGATGTGGAACTATATACTATCGAGCATTTGTGCAGGGAAATCAATCTTTTACCTTATGAAGCCCTACACTTGCACTTTGTTTTTATAGTTCATACTTCATTGTTCGAAGTCTGGAGCTTTTCACCGCTGTTATCCTTTCTATTGAGCTTTTGATCCTGAAATGCTTTTGTCCCTTCTGGTGTACAGGTTGCTCACTTTGTCAAGATTTTCCCTGGTGTCGCGCATGGATGGAGCGTGAGATACAGTCACGATGATGCAGCTGCCGTGAAGAGTGCTGAGGAGGCCCTGGCGGACATGATCGACTGTTTCAACAAGAATCTAAAATGAATTCACTCTGAAGTTGCTGTCGTCCATGTATTAAGCACATCATAGTGTTCTGGGATATCTGTTGTTTAGGTCCCGCATCATCAGGGGATTCGAAGTCCCACTGTCTTTATGCTTGCATACGTTTTCTGTAGACTGGTTGTGCTGAAAAGCTGTAACAAACGTTTTTTATGGATTGGCCGTGAGCTTGTGAACCAAACATTGGTCACGAAAAATGAATATCGCGAGGCGAAGGTGAACTATGGTTGCAATCGGAAGTTGCTCGTTTTATGACCTTGTGTTGTGGAGTAAACAACAATGATGTTTATTTCGAAAATTAGACTCCGACAAGAGTAGAGAAACAACATTGAAGCATATTTCGAAAATTAGACCTGTTTGGAAATGAGGTTTCGGGATTTAAAGCTTCATGATTTAGTATAACTTGAACTAAATCCTGAAAATTTCTGGAGCAACCCTTCTCTCCCAAACAGGCTCTAAATGCAATTGCGAATTGAAATAGTAATTGGAAGTCGATTGAGCAACGCAGAATTTGCTTGGTTGTCCTGGGTAATCATCAGTATGTTGTCCTGGCGTGTTGCTACTGCGTCGGAATTGTAACATGGTTCTCAATTTTTGATACTAATGTTCAATAATGGCCTATGCCTTCTGTGAAGAGGAGTGCTAAGTGTCAGTTATAAGTGGATTCTGATAGCTCATGAAGGAAGATAACCGACAAGGCTTCTTCTGAACGTGCCAGATTTCTTACATGGGGATCCTTACGTGCCTGGAAATGCTGAGAGGCCCCTACGAGTGTGGTTAAAGTCACATCCTCCGGTTTGTATTTGTAGTCACCTGAGCCTTTTCTTAACTTTCTTTTTAGAAGTTTTATAAATGTAAGTAAGGTTATGTAGGATTGACGATCCGTTTATATGACTGTGAACTGCTATAGTGATCCCCAGTCTTATTGTTTGAACTTTACTTGCTTTCAGTAAAAGCGAAGTggtctttttctaaaaaatatagaGTGATGATAggatacatattttttttattacattGACTAAGAAGTCTAGACATCTTTGTACCTCGTTGTCCTTATGCTATCTAATTACCTATTTGCTGTGAAAGCATGGACTGGGTAGGAACTATTCAACATTGATTTGTTGCTTGTTTGTCTTTCAtatcatccttttcttttcttttgctgaATAAAATCATAAACAAAGACAATGTTCCTTTTGCTAGGAAAAAGCATTCAAAGAGGCAAAACCAGTTGTTCCTGCTCTAAAGGAGAAGGTAGCGCCTACCGTTGGTACTGTAGGATATTGCTGGGGTGGTAAGTACCAGTTTTCATTGTACCgtacttttttatttgttaaCTTGAAATTTGAAGGTTTTCATTGTACCGTCGCTCTTTGTGGGCGGCGCTGCGtgcttcccttttctttttcctcctctctTCCTGTAAATATTTGCTAAACTTCTATCTATGAGAAAATCAGCAAGGCTCTTGCTgtctttttgaaattttttttgaaggTTTGGCCCTGCTGAGCGTTGTGTCCCTCGGTTCACATTCAGGAAAGGTAGTTGTGGAGTTGGCAAAAGCTCATGAGATTCAGGCTGCTGTACTGTTGCACCCTACGTTTGTTACTGCTGTTGACATCAAAGGTCAAGCTTTTTCTGATGCATTTTGGAGATGCACTAACTCTGTTCTATTGCAAATGTAAGTCCTGATTCTATAATTTTTGCTATTAAATATCATATGTCCAATGACCAATTTCTGTACCTGGAGCTGAGATTGACAAAATGTCCCCGCCGGAATTAGTCAAGCAGTTCGAGGAGGTTCCTTTTGCGAACTCTGGGGTAAGTTCTCACTTTCAGCAACTTAATCCTCAAGGAAGAGCATTTACTTGAGTTACAGAATCCGCCATATATATGAATTACTCTAGTGCTAAAGTGTGTCATTCGAGTATATGGGCTATCATCATAGACTTCTTAATTTTCGTTGAATAAGTGTATCTCTTTTGATTCTTTACTTATCCAAACAGCAAAAGGGATCTTTAGTACAAGTTCCAGAGAGGGGTGAAATGGAATAGGGTGTGGAACTATCAAGCACTTATGCATGGAAATCAATTTTTGACCTTATGAAGCCCTACATTTGCATTTCGTTTTTATAGCTCAGACCTTATCGTGCAATCTGGAGCTCCTAGGTGCCGATACCGTTTCTACGGAGCCTTCGATCCTTGATCCTGAAATGCTTTTGCCGTTCTGGTCTACAGGTTGGTCACTTTGTCAAGATTTTCCCCAGTGTCCGGCATGGATAGAGCGTGAGATACAGTCACCATGATGCCGCTGCCGTGAAGAGTGCTGAGGAAGCCCTGGCAGATATGATCGACTGGTTTAACAAGAACCTGAAACTAACGCTATAGTTGAAGTCTTCCATGTAAGATGTATATAcataaaacttttttttaattaacgcTAAGATACTATTGTTTCAAAATACTATTGTTTTCCCTGGTCTGGACACAGAATCATTAATCAGAATGGAATTCGAAGTCCGAATGAACATCAAACGAAACTGCATGAAACTCCGTGCAGTGTATTCACGATGGCTCGGAATCCGACAACACGATCGGAATCCAACAACCCGATCGGAGCAGCAGCGCAAGCGCGTCCTGCCGGCCGACTCGGACTCGCATTCGTCGGGGGTGATAAATATCGGGGCATCGTCGCCTTCCCACTCGTCGATCCACTCATCTGTTCACCGGTTCTTGTTCTCCCTCCCCGCGGCGAGTCGGATCCACGGCAAGAGCTTGCTTCGTTGCCATCTCGCGGCAAACCATGTCCACACTTGCTCCTCGCGCCGCTCCCATCTTCGGCGccatcgccggtgagctccggTTCCTGAAGCAGCGGCGGGgcgtcgccgccgtcgcgccCGCGGCTTGCGGCGAGATGGTACGAGAGACGTCGGCCCGCCGCGTCGGCGCCGAGGGGCACTCTGCGCCCAGGCAGAAGCGAGCCCGAAGCGGCTTCGACGTCAAGACCAGGGAGGGCTTTGGTGTTGGCGAGGTGCTCGTCGTCCCTGCGCCAGCGCTGCACCGCCTCGCGGAGCGGATGGGGACGGAGCTCGACGCCGTTCGCGATCTCTACAAGAAGGCGAAGCTCTTGTCCCGCGGCGCAGGCAAGAGCGCCGCGGCCCCTGACGGCAAGGACGAGCGGTTCTTGGCCGCCGAACCACGACAGGAGGCGCCAATGGAGGCGGCAGCGAAAAGGAGGAAGATTTCCCCGTCGGAGCCCTTGTCGGAGGCGGCGCAGCAGAGCACGGAACCAGAGAAGAAGCAGCGCCCGGTCAAGCAGCGCGCCGCGCCGACGAAGACGAAGCGCTCGACGACCGACCTGATTGACGAGGCTAAGGAGGCTCTGAAGAGGCGGCGGCTGGAGGAGATTGCGCGTCTGAGGCAGAAGGCCCGCCAGGAGATTCTCGAGGTGGAACGGGCGGCGCAGCCCGAGGAGACGATACACTCGCGGGACTTGGAGGAGCTCGGCATCGCCGGGTTCGAGTACGCCGTGACTCGGACGAGGAAGCAAGCACGGCGCAGTCCCGGGTGAACGGCGGCGGCCTTCACGCCACAATCTTCCTGCAAGCCGAGGATGATGGCCGCGAAGACATGGAATTGGTAGGATTGTAGGCAACATGCATCGACGCGATGTGCATGATCTTGGTTTTGGGTATGATCTTGGTTTTGGATGTACCCTGATTCCTCCAACCTCACTCTCTGTATGCTGTCGTCAAGATGATTTTGTAATACCAACTAGCAAGGTGGCCCGCGCATTTGCgcggctagtttttttttttatctgtatgaaatttgtttttttttggcaaattttGTTGCTTGACAAATAATGAGTcatatcaaatatttgtttttgtttgtgatTATGTTGTTTTGGATGGCTATAATTCTTTTGACATTGCAGCACAACTCTTTTTAGCCGGTATATTTAGTTTGAATCTTGAGGTCGGTTATGGTTGAGATGCGGTGCTCTCCCATTGTTCCTTTTTAGAAGGCCATCTTTCTCTTGTCGTATTCATTCTTTCTGCTGCAGTTGGAGCGGGTCATTGCGGAATATTCTGGTCTGTGAATcagagtaattttttttatttgcccGGCAATAGTCCAAAATGATTATGTTTTTGACATTTCTGGTGGTCAATTATTTCGTTTTTTAATGCAAATTGTTTTAAGGATTGCTATTTTTTGGTTTTCCTTTTTTGCAGTTAGCATTGGGTGgctgaaattttttttgttaaatggtTTTTAAAATacacttttaaaattttgtcatACTTCCATATTCTTTTGATACTTTGAGGGGAAAAAAATCAGTTACAATGTGTCGTGGCAAGACCATATCTTTGAAGCATCACAGCTCCACAGGTGTCTCTCCCATTCCCCACCGATGGCTTTCTTCCAGCTGCTTCTCGTATGCTCTGCAGGAGGTGAACACATTTTAGCTGGTGAACGCCGCTTCCATCTGGAtgcgtcctctt comes from the Phragmites australis chromosome 22, lpPhrAust1.1, whole genome shotgun sequence genome and includes:
- the LOC133904748 gene encoding uncharacterized protein LOC133904748; protein product: MSTLAPRAAPIFGAIAGELRFLKQRRGVAAVAPAACGEMVRETSARRVGAEGHSAPRQKRARSGFDVKTREGFGVGEVLVVPAPALHRLAERMGTELDAVRDLYKKAKLLSRGAGKSAAAPDGKDERFLAAEPRQEAPMEAAAKRRKISPSEPLSEAAQQSTEPEKKQRPVKQRAAPTKTKRSTTDLIDEAKEALKRRRLEEIARLRQKARQEILEVERAAQPEETIHSRDLEELGIAGFEYAVTRTRKQARRSPG
- the LOC133904750 gene encoding endo-1,3;1,4-beta-D-glucanase-like, which produces MASSQCCENPPALNPAGGEGKVVDSFGGLKAYVAGSDDAKAAVVLISDVFGFEAPNLRKIADKVASSGFFVVVPDFLHGDPYAPENAERSIPVWIKSHAPENAFEEAKPVIAALKEKGVSTVGAAGYCWGAKVVVELAKANEIQAAVLLHPSLVTVDDIKEVKCPISILGAEIDKTSPPELVKHFEQVLSANGVAHFVKIFPGVAHGWSVRYSHDDAAAVKSAEEALADMIDCFNKNLK